The following proteins come from a genomic window of Sinorhizobium fredii NGR234:
- a CDS encoding GNAT family N-acetyltransferase codes for MTTSIRLLGPDDVESFRRIRLEALRTEPESFASSAEDWEKLPEDEWRRRLIDNPAFVAFHAGEPVGIMGLLRQRASKMVHRATIVMVYVNRDFRGSGVARLLLAAVTDFARSEGIRQLELSVSAENPAAIAFYRRERFEAAGRIPGGCIRNGREVDDLIMVRRIVDRTKELGLRASN; via the coding sequence GTGACCACGTCGATACGACTGCTCGGTCCGGACGATGTCGAAAGCTTTCGGCGCATTAGGCTCGAGGCACTGCGCACGGAACCCGAATCCTTCGCCAGCAGTGCCGAAGATTGGGAGAAGCTGCCGGAGGACGAATGGCGCCGGCGGCTGATCGACAATCCCGCTTTCGTTGCTTTCCACGCGGGCGAGCCGGTGGGCATCATGGGCCTGTTGCGCCAGCGTGCAAGCAAGATGGTGCATCGCGCCACGATCGTCATGGTCTATGTGAACAGGGATTTCCGCGGCAGCGGTGTCGCGCGGCTGCTTCTCGCCGCGGTGACCGATTTTGCGCGGAGCGAAGGCATCCGGCAGCTGGAACTCTCTGTCAGCGCCGAGAATCCGGCCGCGATTGCGTTCTATCGCCGAGAACGGTTCGAGGCGGCCGGCCGCATTCCCGGCGGCTGCATCCGCAATGGCCGAGAAGTCGACGACCTGATCATGGTTCGACGCATCGTCGATAGAACCAAAGAATTGGGGCTCAGAGCGTCGAATTGA